A window of the Atribacterota bacterium genome harbors these coding sequences:
- a CDS encoding DUF1850 domain-containing protein has protein sequence MKSKLYLYFYFFVLSLAIISIIFMVNNFFYIINIKTFPDEKIIFQKIISPNQKISLAYIHSVAQTPVWEFFEIDNEGKMILTETHFHDHGAGLPYAAFENEIFVREDHKFKIKNMHREIELPLYYRIYQDRGNIFVFDKQEINLSDTIGDSLLLIDIKRLNVIRYFLEYLRV, from the coding sequence ATGAAAAGTAAATTATATTTATATTTTTATTTCTTTGTGCTATCATTAGCAATAATATCCATTATTTTTATGGTAAATAATTTTTTTTATATTATAAATATTAAGACATTTCCTGATGAAAAAATAATTTTTCAAAAAATAATTTCTCCCAATCAAAAAATATCCTTAGCTTATATTCATTCTGTCGCCCAAACTCCTGTTTGGGAATTTTTTGAAATAGATAATGAGGGTAAAATGATACTCACCGAAACCCATTTTCATGATCACGGGGCTGGGCTCCCATATGCTGCTTTTGAAAATGAAATCTTTGTGAGAGAAGACCACAAGTTTAAAATAAAAAATATGCATAGGGAAATAGAACTCCCATTATATTACAGGATTTATCAAGACCGAGGAAATATTTTTGTTTTTGATAAGCAAGAAATTAATTTATCAGATACAATTGGAGATTCCTTATTACTAATTGATATAAAACGATTAAATGTGATTAGATATTTTTTGGAATATTTAAGAGTTTAG
- a CDS encoding TRAP transporter permease, protein MKNNLDNKIESKNNSILSDEKEKIDVQKLLEQYDSESNVRRPIGFIAIVISIIAISMSLFHFYTGGFGLWLALKQRALHLAFALALIFLLYPTTKKGIGSDKSKVPFFDIILSLVGAATSLYLIIFYKELVFRAGLPSNIDLLMGGITILLVLEATRRAIGPELPIVVIVFLIYSYFGPYMPGYFAHRGYSLERIIEHLYMQTEGIYGIPLGVSSSFVFLFILFGSVLNKTGMGKFFIDLSMALAGHTTGGPAKVAVIASGFMGSINGSSVANVVTTGSFTIPLMKSIGYKKDFAGAVEAAASTGGQIMPPVMGAAAFVMSEFLEIPYIKIAAAAAIPAIIYYIAVMTMVHLEACKYNLRGLPKDRLPKAKLVLKEKGHLLLPILGLVYLLVRGYTALFAAFWAIVMSLAISMLKKETRLNLKNFFGAFEDGAKGALGVAAACACAGMVVGVVTLTGLGLKIASGIVSLGRGNLLLTLFFTMIASILLGMGLPTTAKYIILSIMAAPALVQLGVLPLAAHMFILYFGVIADLTPPVAVAAYAGAGISGGNTMRTGFIAVRLAVAGFMIPYIFAINPGLMGLEGSALHTIQLMFTSLAGVLSLGAAAGGFLLVKTQFYERILLLISAILLISPDLITDLVGLSILIIVLFLQYKKQNQQKA, encoded by the coding sequence ATGAAAAATAATTTAGATAATAAAATTGAATCTAAAAATAATAGTATTTTAAGTGATGAAAAAGAAAAAATCGATGTGCAAAAATTGTTAGAACAGTATGATAGCGAATCTAATGTAAGAAGGCCAATAGGTTTTATTGCTATAGTTATTTCGATCATAGCTATTAGCATGTCCTTGTTTCATTTTTATACTGGTGGATTTGGACTCTGGTTAGCATTAAAACAAAGGGCGCTACATTTAGCCTTCGCTTTAGCACTAATATTTCTACTATACCCAACAACTAAAAAAGGCATTGGTAGTGATAAATCAAAGGTACCCTTTTTCGATATAATATTATCCCTGGTGGGAGCAGCAACGAGCTTATATTTGATAATATTTTATAAAGAACTTGTATTTAGAGCTGGATTACCAAGTAACATTGATCTTCTTATGGGTGGAATTACCATATTATTAGTATTAGAAGCTACCAGGAGAGCAATTGGTCCGGAATTACCAATAGTAGTAATAGTATTTTTAATATATTCTTATTTTGGTCCCTACATGCCTGGATATTTTGCCCATAGAGGATATTCTTTAGAAAGAATCATTGAACATCTGTATATGCAAACAGAAGGTATTTATGGTATTCCTTTGGGAGTATCTTCTTCTTTTGTTTTTCTTTTTATCCTTTTTGGTTCTGTGTTAAACAAAACTGGAATGGGAAAATTTTTTATCGATCTATCGATGGCTTTAGCCGGACATACTACAGGAGGACCTGCTAAAGTTGCAGTTATTGCCAGTGGTTTTATGGGATCTATTAATGGCAGTTCTGTGGCTAATGTTGTTACCACCGGAAGTTTCACTATTCCTTTAATGAAAAGTATAGGGTACAAAAAAGATTTTGCCGGAGCAGTGGAGGCTGCTGCTTCTACTGGTGGACAAATAATGCCTCCTGTTATGGGTGCCGCAGCATTTGTTATGTCTGAATTTTTAGAAATACCATACATAAAAATAGCTGCTGCAGCAGCTATTCCTGCTATCATTTATTATATTGCCGTTATGACTATGGTTCATTTAGAGGCATGTAAATATAACTTGAGAGGATTGCCAAAAGATCGATTACCTAAAGCAAAACTGGTATTAAAGGAAAAAGGCCATCTTTTATTACCAATCTTGGGACTGGTATATCTGTTGGTTAGAGGTTATACAGCTCTATTTGCTGCCTTTTGGGCTATCGTAATGAGCTTGGCGATAAGTATGCTCAAAAAAGAAACAAGGCTTAACTTAAAAAATTTTTTTGGTGCATTCGAAGATGGAGCTAAAGGTGCTTTAGGAGTAGCAGCAGCTTGTGCCTGTGCAGGTATGGTAGTTGGTGTTGTAACCTTAACTGGTTTAGGTTTAAAGATTGCCAGTGGTATAGTGTCATTAGGAAGAGGAAATTTATTACTCACCTTGTTCTTTACTATGATAGCCTCTATTTTATTAGGAATGGGTTTACCTACAACTGCAAAATACATAATTTTATCTATTATGGCAGCACCTGCCTTGGTACAATTGGGTGTTCTACCTTTAGCAGCGCACATGTTTATTCTATATTTTGGAGTGATTGCCGATTTAACACCCCCAGTAGCTGTAGCTGCTTATGCAGGTGCTGGTATATCTGGAGGCAATACTATGAGAACAGGCTTTATTGCTGTAAGACTAGCCGTTGCAGGTTTTATGATTCCATATATATTTGCTATTAATCCTGGATTGATGGGATTAGAAGGCTCTGCTTTACATACTATTCAATTAATGTTTACCTCCTTAGCAGGTGTTTTGTCTCTTGGTGCAGCTGCTGGTGGTTTTTTATTAGTTAAAACACAGTTCTATGAGAGAATTTTGTTACTCATTAGTGCCATATTGCTTATATCGCCTGACTTAATAACTGATTTAGTTGGCCTTTCTATCTTAATAATTGTTTTATTTTTACAGTATAAAAAACAAAATCAGCAAAAAGCCTAA
- the ybeY gene encoding rRNA maturation RNase YbeY, with translation MKLMNQKKTSEISLLLTDDIRIKELNKKYRNVNTSTDVLAFSQVEEKNNDPLFNNEKEYLLGDIVISVETAQKQAISFGHSLQYELMLLSIHGFLHLLGIDHDYENKTDKMKALEKEIINNISLGRKDIN, from the coding sequence ATGAAATTAATGAATCAAAAAAAAACTAGTGAAATAAGCCTTCTACTTACTGATGATATACGAATTAAAGAATTGAATAAAAAATACAGAAATGTCAATACTTCTACTGATGTTTTAGCTTTTAGTCAGGTTGAAGAAAAAAATAATGATCCTTTATTTAACAATGAAAAAGAATACCTATTAGGAGATATAGTAATTTCAGTTGAAACAGCCCAAAAACAGGCAATTTCTTTTGGTCATTCTTTACAATATGAGTTAATGCTACTATCGATTCATGGTTTTCTACATCTGCTCGGGATTGATCATGATTATGAAAATAAAACAGATAAGATGAAGGCATTAGAAAAGGAAATTATTAATAATATATCATTAGGTAGAAAGGATATTAATTAA
- a CDS encoding PhoH family protein yields the protein MYEHLVLIKSENELRELFGHLDTKVNFICKSLSVNISTRNSNHIIVFGNKKNVKQAVMLIEDLLAIIRGGNPVNLAEIKYQIEMIKENYFFQLNELYNVEIEVFKKDKIIRPKTFGQKEILEKINNNDILFVIGPAGTGKTYLAVAIAISALKKKEVDRIILVRPAVEAGESLGFLPGDLMEKINPYFRPLYDAIYEMMPSEKFKNFLERGVIEIAPLAYMRGRTLNNSFIILDDAQNTTLGQMKMFLTRFGFGSKIIITGDITQVDLPQKTNSGLISIAEILKDIKGIAFIYLEKKDVVRHRLVKEIILAYENAYKYDKKNMKNSEQYNFKHENR from the coding sequence AAAGCGAAAATGAATTGAGAGAATTATTTGGTCATCTTGATACAAAGGTTAATTTTATCTGTAAATCATTATCTGTAAATATTTCCACTAGAAACAGTAATCATATCATTGTTTTCGGTAACAAAAAGAATGTTAAGCAGGCAGTTATGTTAATCGAAGACTTATTAGCCATTATTCGAGGAGGAAATCCAGTCAATTTAGCAGAAATTAAATATCAGATAGAAATGATAAAGGAAAATTATTTCTTTCAGTTAAATGAGTTATATAATGTGGAGATAGAGGTTTTTAAGAAAGATAAAATAATTAGACCAAAAACTTTTGGCCAGAAGGAGATATTAGAAAAGATAAATAATAATGATATCTTGTTTGTTATTGGCCCAGCTGGTACCGGAAAGACATATCTAGCAGTTGCAATTGCTATTTCTGCTTTAAAGAAAAAAGAGGTTGATAGAATTATCTTGGTTCGTCCAGCGGTAGAAGCCGGCGAAAGCCTTGGATTTCTTCCTGGTGATTTAATGGAAAAAATCAATCCTTATTTTAGACCTTTATATGATGCAATATACGAAATGATGCCTTCAGAAAAATTTAAAAACTTTTTAGAGCGTGGAGTTATTGAAATTGCTCCCCTTGCCTACATGAGAGGAAGAACATTAAATAATTCTTTCATTATACTAGATGATGCACAAAATACAACCTTAGGGCAAATGAAGATGTTTTTAACCCGGTTTGGTTTTGGATCAAAAATTATAATAACCGGTGATATAACCCAAGTGGACTTACCTCAAAAAACTAATTCTGGTTTGATTAGTATAGCTGAGATATTGAAAGATATCAAAGGCATTGCCTTTATTTATCTAGAAAAAAAGGATGTAGTTAGACACAGATTGGTTAAAGAAATTATTCTTGCTTATGAAAATGCTTATAAATATGATAAAAAAAATATGAAAAACTCTGAACAATATAATTTTAAACATGAAAATAGATAA
- a CDS encoding HDIG domain-containing protein, translated as MKIDKTNRKNIKIFQKSFLQRLLFFCLIIIIITFILSINFISGKILLKVGEVAPRDITSPETIEIIDKKATEKLKEETEKSTRELFSLNLASIENVEKELSDFFSDIRGLRKLYNTIIEKQIRNNQKSDEIIDYSLINNDLELIAEKYSFDRENSIISLMKLDQFSLEEIERNVNLSIKRIMQQGIKENDIEQAKKQVIREINELSANPYNALLAGEIGENFLRASLFLDEQATQDRKQEAVAAVKDVKNIIRKDQIIIRKGEIVTDEHIEKLEALGLQNPIVRFKNIFGLLFINAILIFLLSLYIFTYHKEIYYDITKLILLGVIYLAIIFLAKIASEISGYLIPAAFASMLIAITLDSRLALWMTFLISFNVGFIFLGDINYMIVALAGGLIAIFSIRKATQRSSLTRAGLFIAMINILSIIALGLIHRSGSEVILQNSMWGILNGFISAILTIGILPFLESFFDISSSFKLMELSNPNQPLLKQLLVEAPGTYHHSVVVGNLAEAATEEIGANSLLARVGAYYHDVGKLKRPYFFAENQEAYKNTHDDLEPSLSALVIASHVKDGIDMARKYKLPKSIVDIINQHHGTGIISYFYHRALQTNGDKSSEVNEESYRYSGPKPQSKEAGVILLADMLEAEARTLNNPTATRIKNLTQNVINRNLVNGQLDDCNLTLRELNRIKDVFSRILTSMFHNRVEYPDEELINKLKKERSQSESINKKQSETNNKSSDTEKDIAEGNEINESKKN; from the coding sequence ATGAAAATAGATAAAACTAATAGAAAAAATATTAAAATATTTCAAAAAAGCTTTTTACAAAGGTTACTATTTTTTTGCCTGATAATTATCATTATAACTTTCATTTTATCAATTAATTTCATTTCTGGTAAAATTCTTCTAAAAGTGGGAGAGGTTGCTCCAAGAGACATTACTTCCCCGGAAACGATTGAAATTATTGATAAAAAAGCTACTGAAAAGCTAAAAGAAGAGACTGAAAAATCAACTCGTGAGCTATTCAGTCTAAATTTAGCCAGTATAGAAAATGTAGAGAAAGAATTATCTGATTTTTTTTCAGATATAAGAGGGCTTAGAAAACTATATAACACTATTATAGAAAAACAGATCAGGAATAACCAAAAATCTGATGAAATAATTGACTACTCATTAATTAATAATGATTTAGAATTGATAGCTGAAAAGTATTCATTTGATAGAGAAAACTCAATAATAAGTTTAATGAAATTAGATCAATTTTCGCTGGAAGAGATTGAACGAAATGTAAACCTATCAATAAAAAGAATTATGCAACAGGGTATTAAAGAAAATGATATAGAACAAGCAAAAAAACAAGTTATCAGAGAAATAAATGAATTATCCGCTAATCCCTATAATGCTCTCTTAGCAGGAGAAATTGGAGAAAATTTTTTAAGAGCAAGTCTTTTTTTAGACGAACAAGCTACTCAGGATAGAAAACAAGAAGCAGTTGCTGCAGTAAAAGATGTCAAAAATATTATCAGAAAAGATCAAATTATTATTAGAAAGGGTGAAATTGTTACTGATGAACATATTGAAAAGCTAGAAGCCTTAGGATTACAAAATCCAATAGTGCGTTTCAAGAATATATTTGGTTTACTTTTCATCAATGCAATATTAATTTTTTTATTAAGCTTGTATATTTTTACTTATCATAAGGAAATTTATTATGATATTACTAAACTAATATTATTAGGGGTAATATATCTTGCTATAATATTTTTGGCTAAGATAGCTAGTGAAATATCGGGATATCTAATACCAGCTGCTTTTGCTTCCATGCTTATTGCTATAACTCTTGATTCAAGATTAGCTTTGTGGATGACATTCCTTATCAGTTTTAATGTTGGATTTATCTTTTTAGGCGATATAAATTATATGATTGTTGCTCTAGCTGGAGGTTTAATAGCAATTTTTAGTATTAGAAAGGCTACCCAACGTTCTAGTTTAACGCGTGCTGGCCTTTTTATTGCTATGATTAATATTTTATCTATCATTGCTCTTGGTTTAATTCACAGGAGTGGCTCTGAAGTTATATTACAAAACAGCATGTGGGGTATATTGAATGGATTCATCTCTGCTATTTTAACTATTGGCATTCTGCCTTTTTTGGAAAGCTTCTTTGATATATCTTCTTCTTTTAAATTAATGGAATTATCAAATCCTAACCAACCTTTACTAAAACAATTATTAGTTGAAGCTCCTGGAACTTATCATCATAGTGTGGTAGTAGGTAATCTGGCAGAGGCGGCAACTGAAGAGATAGGAGCAAATTCTTTGTTAGCACGTGTAGGTGCTTACTATCATGATGTGGGAAAATTAAAAAGACCTTATTTCTTTGCCGAGAATCAAGAAGCTTATAAAAATACTCATGATGATCTAGAGCCTAGCTTAAGCGCTTTGGTCATAGCTTCTCATGTCAAGGATGGAATAGATATGGCCAGAAAGTATAAATTACCTAAGTCAATTGTTGATATAATTAATCAACATCACGGAACAGGGATTATCAGTTATTTTTATCATCGTGCCTTACAAACAAATGGAGATAAATCTAGTGAAGTAAATGAAGAAAGCTATCGTTATTCTGGACCAAAACCTCAAAGCAAAGAGGCAGGAGTAATTTTACTTGCTGATATGCTTGAAGCAGAAGCCAGAACTTTAAATAATCCTACTGCTACTCGGATTAAGAATTTAACTCAAAATGTTATTAATAGAAATTTAGTTAACGGTCAGCTTGACGATTGTAACCTAACTTTAAGAGAATTAAATAGAATTAAAGATGTTTTTTCCAGGATTTTAACCAGTATGTTTCATAATAGAGTAGAGTATCCTGACGAAGAATTAATAAACAAATTAAAGAAGGAACGTTCTCAAAGTGAAAGTATTAATAAAAAACAATCAGAAACAAATAATAAATCTTCAGATACTGAAAAAGACATTGCTGAAGGCAATGAAATTAATGAATCAAAAAAAAACTAG
- a CDS encoding TAXI family TRAP transporter solute-binding subunit — MKKLLTFLILATLILTFSVSSVAQQKFLAIATGGTGGTYYPLGGALAQLLSNQVEGLIVTAQTSGASIANCNLIARHQIETAFSQANTTYWSYTATGLQTGQQAVTNLRGIASLYPETIHIVATKASGVKSIADLKGKRVGVGAPNSGTEADARIILNAHGLTYDDMSIDYIDFNEVADRLIDGQIDAGFVTAGYPTSSIINIATIRDLVLVPVDLEVAEKLIVEIPYYGITEIPAGIYTGVEEPVLALATPALWICDSQLDPTLVYKMTKALWENITILAQVHAQGKNITLETALAGMAIPLHPGAELYYKEIELIK; from the coding sequence ATGAAAAAATTACTCACATTTTTAATCCTTGCTACTTTAATTTTAACATTCAGTGTAAGCAGTGTAGCTCAACAAAAATTCCTTGCTATAGCTACCGGTGGAACGGGAGGAACCTATTATCCATTGGGCGGTGCTCTAGCCCAATTACTTTCTAATCAAGTGGAAGGTTTAATTGTAACCGCACAGACTTCTGGTGCCTCAATTGCTAATTGTAATTTAATTGCCCGTCATCAAATTGAAACTGCCTTTTCCCAGGCTAATACAACATATTGGTCCTATACCGCTACCGGTCTCCAGACTGGGCAACAAGCAGTTACTAATTTAAGAGGAATTGCCTCTTTATATCCCGAAACAATTCATATTGTTGCCACTAAAGCTTCTGGAGTTAAATCAATTGCTGATTTAAAAGGAAAAAGAGTAGGAGTTGGTGCTCCCAATAGCGGCACAGAAGCCGATGCCAGAATTATTTTAAATGCCCATGGTCTTACCTATGATGATATGAGTATTGATTATATTGATTTTAATGAGGTAGCTGATAGATTAATCGATGGTCAGATAGATGCCGGATTTGTTACTGCTGGTTATCCTACTTCCAGTATTATAAATATTGCTACTATTCGTGACCTTGTTTTGGTACCTGTGGATTTGGAAGTAGCCGAAAAATTAATTGTAGAAATACCCTATTATGGAATTACTGAAATTCCTGCCGGTATTTATACTGGTGTAGAAGAACCAGTGTTAGCCTTAGCTACCCCGGCTCTTTGGATCTGTGATTCGCAATTAGATCCTACTTTGGTTTATAAAATGACTAAGGCTCTATGGGAAAATATAACTATACTAGCTCAAGTACATGCTCAAGGAAAGAATATTACACTTGAAACTGCTTTAGCTGGAATGGCTATACCACTTCATCCAGGTGCTGAGTTATATTATAAGGAAATTGAGCTAATAAAATAA